The following proteins come from a genomic window of Oricola thermophila:
- the purH gene encoding bifunctional phosphoribosylaminoimidazolecarboxamide formyltransferase/IMP cyclohydrolase — MAVVSKKIPAPDRVGIRRALLSVSDKTGLVELARELVRRDVELVSTGGTKKAISEAGLPVIDVADVTGFPEIMDGRVKTLHPSVHGGLLAVRDDPDHVAAMEANGIAPFDLVVINLYPFEQVVAAGSDYPTTIENIDIGGPAMVRASAKNHAYVTIVTDPADYDEVIAMLAENDGCSTLDRRKAFAARAFQRTASYDAMISAYMAEQLSLPPVARHHATGGTLSLEMRYGENPHQGAGLYLTGEKRPGVATAQLLQGKALSYNNINDTDAAYELVSEFDPATPSVAIIKHANPCGVATGATLAEAYRKALACDQTSAFGGIVALNGTLDAEAAVEIVKIFTEVIIAPAVTDEAAAIVAAKKNLRLLTAGALADPRAKGLLVRSVAGGFLKQERDNVVVDDLDLKCVTKRQPTETELADMKFAFRVAKHVKSNAIVYARDGATVGIGAGQMSRVDSARIAARKAEDAAQALGLAEPLTRGCVVASDAFFPFADGLLSAVEAGARAVIQPGGSMRDEEVIAAADEHGIAMVFTGVRHFRH, encoded by the coding sequence ATGGCTGTCGTTTCGAAAAAAATTCCCGCCCCGGACCGCGTCGGAATCCGTCGCGCGCTGCTTTCGGTGTCCGACAAGACCGGACTCGTGGAACTGGCCCGCGAACTTGTCCGGCGCGATGTCGAACTCGTGTCGACGGGCGGTACGAAAAAGGCGATATCCGAGGCCGGCCTTCCGGTCATCGACGTGGCGGACGTGACCGGCTTTCCCGAGATCATGGATGGTCGCGTGAAGACGCTGCATCCGTCCGTGCATGGCGGCCTGCTCGCCGTGCGCGACGATCCGGACCATGTGGCGGCAATGGAGGCGAACGGGATCGCGCCATTCGATCTCGTCGTCATCAATCTCTACCCCTTCGAGCAGGTGGTCGCTGCCGGCTCGGATTATCCGACCACGATCGAGAACATCGACATCGGGGGGCCGGCCATGGTGCGGGCATCGGCCAAGAACCACGCCTACGTGACGATCGTCACCGATCCGGCCGACTATGACGAGGTGATCGCGATGCTGGCCGAGAACGACGGGTGTTCCACGCTGGACAGGCGAAAGGCCTTTGCCGCGCGTGCCTTCCAGCGCACCGCCAGCTACGACGCGATGATTTCCGCCTACATGGCCGAGCAGCTGTCGCTGCCGCCGGTGGCGCGTCACCATGCGACCGGCGGTACCCTGTCGCTGGAGATGCGGTATGGCGAGAACCCGCACCAGGGCGCGGGGCTGTACCTGACCGGAGAAAAGCGTCCGGGCGTCGCGACCGCGCAGCTCTTGCAGGGCAAGGCGCTGTCCTACAACAATATCAACGACACGGACGCGGCATACGAGCTGGTCAGCGAGTTCGATCCGGCCACCCCGTCCGTCGCGATCATCAAGCATGCCAATCCCTGCGGCGTGGCGACCGGCGCCACGCTTGCCGAGGCCTACCGCAAGGCGCTGGCCTGCGACCAGACTTCCGCCTTCGGCGGCATCGTGGCGCTGAACGGGACGCTCGATGCGGAAGCCGCCGTGGAGATCGTGAAGATATTCACCGAGGTCATCATCGCCCCCGCGGTGACGGACGAGGCGGCGGCCATCGTCGCGGCGAAGAAGAACCTGCGCCTGCTGACGGCCGGCGCGCTGGCCGATCCGCGCGCAAAGGGCCTGCTGGTCAGGTCGGTCGCGGGCGGATTCCTGAAGCAGGAGCGCGACAATGTGGTGGTCGACGATCTCGACCTGAAATGCGTGACGAAGCGCCAGCCGACGGAAACTGAACTGGCCGACATGAAATTCGCATTTCGCGTCGCCAAGCACGTGAAGTCGAACGCAATCGTCTATGCACGCGACGGTGCGACGGTCGGCATCGGCGCCGGCCAGATGAGCCGCGTCGACTCGGCCCGCATCGCCGCGCGCAAGGCCGAGGATGCCGCGCAGGCGCTGGGGCTGGCCGAGCCGCTGACACGTGGTTGCGTGGTCGCATCCGATGCCTTCTTCCCCTTCGCCGACGGGCTGCTGAGCGCGGTCGAGGCGGGCGCCAGGGCAGTGATTCAGCCGGGCGGATCGATGCGCGACGAAGAGGTGATCGCGGCGGCCGACGAACACGGCATTGCCATGGTGTTCACCGGCGTTCGCCACTTCCGCCACTGA
- a CDS encoding MFS transporter, with protein sequence MTNALETGDMAEGGGSPAPRRGIVGWMFFDWAAQPFHTLVITFVFAPYFAAHVAPSPTEGQALWGLAAGFGGLAIALLSPVLGAISDATGPRKPWIFGFSVVAVAAVLSLWFVPPAAGPGMIWFGLAAFAVALIGFEFAAVFNNAMMPGLVDRTKLGGLSGNAWALGYAGGLICLIATLALLVADPVSGKTLPGLTPILGLDPAQMEGDRASGPLTAIWYVIFVIPMFLFTPDAPRRERVSGAVRRGLAELWQTIRNISSEKSLFAFLLSSMVYRDALNGLYTFGGIYAVGVLGWTTIQLGIFGILASITGIAGALLSGWADNRIGTKSVVVANIAVLIAASALIISTSDTQVLFMEIAAASRAPDIAFYCAGALIGAAGGGLQASSRPLLVDQSTPERMGEAFGLYALSGRATAFLAPWSIGIMTTLFDSQRIGITPILVLFVIGMVLLIPVRSRT encoded by the coding sequence ATGACAAACGCGCTCGAGACCGGCGACATGGCGGAGGGGGGCGGGTCTCCCGCCCCGCGCAGGGGCATCGTCGGCTGGATGTTCTTCGACTGGGCGGCACAGCCCTTTCACACCCTGGTCATCACCTTCGTCTTCGCGCCCTATTTCGCCGCCCATGTCGCGCCCAGCCCGACGGAGGGACAGGCGCTGTGGGGGCTCGCGGCCGGCTTTGGCGGCCTTGCAATCGCCCTCCTTTCGCCCGTGCTCGGCGCGATCTCGGATGCCACGGGCCCTCGCAAGCCGTGGATCTTCGGCTTCTCGGTCGTCGCCGTCGCAGCCGTCCTCTCGCTCTGGTTCGTGCCCCCCGCCGCCGGGCCGGGCATGATCTGGTTCGGCCTTGCCGCATTCGCGGTGGCCCTTATCGGCTTCGAGTTTGCCGCGGTGTTCAACAACGCGATGATGCCGGGCCTCGTGGATCGCACGAAGCTCGGCGGCCTGTCCGGCAACGCCTGGGCGCTCGGCTATGCCGGCGGGCTGATATGCCTCATCGCCACGCTGGCGCTGCTGGTCGCCGATCCGGTGTCGGGAAAGACGCTGCCGGGACTGACGCCGATCCTCGGCCTCGATCCCGCGCAGATGGAAGGAGACCGCGCATCGGGGCCCCTGACGGCGATCTGGTACGTCATCTTCGTCATCCCGATGTTCCTCTTCACGCCCGACGCCCCGCGTCGCGAGCGGGTTTCAGGCGCGGTCAGGCGCGGCCTCGCCGAGTTGTGGCAGACGATCCGCAACATCTCGAGTGAGAAGAGCCTCTTCGCATTCCTGCTGTCGAGCATGGTCTATCGCGATGCACTGAACGGCCTTTACACCTTCGGCGGCATCTACGCCGTCGGCGTTCTCGGCTGGACGACCATCCAGCTCGGCATCTTCGGCATCCTGGCGAGCATCACGGGCATTGCCGGCGCGCTCCTCTCCGGCTGGGCGGACAACCGAATCGGGACCAAGAGCGTGGTCGTCGCGAACATAGCGGTCCTGATCGCGGCGAGTGCGCTGATCATTTCCACCAGCGACACGCAGGTCCTGTTCATGGAAATCGCGGCCGCGTCGCGCGCGCCCGACATCGCCTTCTACTGCGCCGGCGCGCTGATCGGCGCGGCGGGCGGCGGTCTGCAGGCCTCGTCGCGCCCGCTGCTGGTCGACCAGAGCACGCCCGAGCGGATGGGCGAGGCCTTCGGCCTCTATGCGCTTTCGGGCCGCGCCACGGCCTTTCTCGCCCCGTGGTCCATCGGCATCATGACGACGCTGTTCGACAGCCAGAGGATCGGCATAACGCCGATCCTGGTGCTGTTCGTCATCGGCATGGTGCTCCTGATACCGGTGCGCTCACGCACCTGA